One Engystomops pustulosus chromosome 7, aEngPut4.maternal, whole genome shotgun sequence DNA window includes the following coding sequences:
- the ALKBH3 gene encoding alpha-ketoglutarate-dependent dioxygenase alkB homolog 3 gives MDDKRRRARVQGAWAGPSKTASHPAPRPVLTAAKPQRWGGEQVVPEKQFVYKEPAEVNRRVPDPRIIEKDGTYEISTSPSGVSRLRLFLRFVEPRESDWMFEQLHRELPWRQKTNVGPDGPYQEPRLTCWYGEVPYTYSRSTLQPNPHWHPLLTMLRDRIEEVTGYTFNSLLCNLYRHDKDSIDWHSDDEPDLGHNPVIASLSFGETRVFQMRKKPPPEEHGDYTYVERVHVPLDHGTLLLMEGATQEDWQHRVPKEYHDRRPRINLTFRTMCPEERPPPAGY, from the exons ATGGATGACAAGAGGCGCAGGGCACGAGTGCAGGGAGCGTGGGCAGGACCTTCTAAAACTGCTTCCCATCCTG CACCTCGGCCCGTCCTTACGGCAGCGAAGCCGCAGCGCTGGGGGGGAGAGCAGGTGGTCCCGGAGAAGCAGTTTGTATATAAAGAACCGGCAGAG GTGAATCGTAGAGTCCCGGATCCCCGCATCATCGA GAAGGACGGCACCTATGAGATCAGTACGTCTCCATCCGGGGTGTCCAG GCTCAGACTCTTCCTCCGCTTCGTTGAGCCCAGAGAATCGGACTGGATGTTCGAACAACTACACAGAGAACTCCCCTGGAGGCAGAAAACCAACGTAGGTCCAG ATGGTCCTTACCAGGAGCCGCGTCTCACCTGCTGGTACGGAGAGGTCCCCTACACCTACTCCCGCTCCACGCTGCAGCCCAATCCTCAT TGGCACCCCCTGCTGACCATGCTGAGGGATCGCATAGAGGAGGTGACCGGCTACACCTTCAACTCCCTGCTCTGCAACCTGTACAGACACGACAAGGACAGCATAGACTGGCACAGCGATGACGAGCCCGACCTTGGACACAACCCCGTCATCGCCTCCTTGAGCTTTGGGGAGACCCGTGTGTTCCAGATGAGGAAGAAACCCCCACCT GAGGAGCACGGAGATTACACGTATGTAGAGCGCGTGCATGTCCCCCTGGATCATGGTACCCTGCTGCTGATGGAGGGGGCCACACAAGAAGACTGGCAG CATCGGGTGCCAAAAGAATATCACGACCGACGACCCCGGATCAACCTGACATTCAGGACCATGTGCCCAGAGGAGAGGCCGCCCCCTGCAGGTTACTGA